From a region of the Pecten maximus chromosome 18, xPecMax1.1, whole genome shotgun sequence genome:
- the LOC117316678 gene encoding protein ABHD13-like has protein sequence MPQNVEIDSLNRNAESDSNTPSPEMGKGFRTIEWVTRLVFAVVMRFWKLCTSAALILLLAFWMTGGVITFLLLIFALIGLFYNAQDMLLYYPDQPPQSRLFVQLPNTVNLPYENHFIRTSDNVRINVVLIKHTHANAPTVIYFHGNAGNIGHRLINSHGFFTSCGVNVLLVEYRGYGKSEGSPSETGLYRDAEAAINFLLGRNDINRDKIVVFGRSLGGAVAVWLASQPFYAQHIAALVIENTFTSLPEIGRTIFNFKLMELLPEILFKHKYPSVERIKNISQPTLFLSGQADDLIPPKMMTKLHQVSGSGMKRIHRFEQGSHNETWMCSGYYEAFLQFLRDVIQAKSASQTQDQSQQVVNNFSSNINMTQV, from the exons ATGCCACAGAATGTAGAAATTGATTCTCTCAACAGAAACGCTGAGTCTGATTCAAATACACCCTCACCAGAGATGGGGAAAGGATTTCGAACCATCGAGTGGGTAACTCGACTCGTTTTCGCTGTTGTTATGCGCTTTTGGAAACTTTGTACTTCTGCAGCCCTCATTCTGTTGCTGGCATTCTGGATGACAGGAGGCGTGATAACATTCCTCCTCCTCATCTTCGCTCTCATAG GATTGTTTTACAATGCTCAGGACATGTTGTTATATTACCCGGATCAGCCACCACAGTCTCGACTGTTTGTACAGCTTCCTAACACAGTCAACCTTCCATACGAAAATCACTTCATCCGCACATCAGACAATGTTCGAATCAATGTTGTCCTCATCAAACACACACATGCCAATGCTCCGactgtgatatattttcatGGCAATGCAGGAAATATAGGCCACAG GCTTATAAACAGCCATGGATTTTTTACCTCATGTGGTGTGAATGTCCTGCTGGTGGAATACCGAGGCTATGGCAAAAGTGAGGGATCCCCCTCAGAAACAG GCCTGTACAGAGACGCTGAGGCAGCTATTAACTTCCTATTGGGTAGGAATGATATAAACAGGGACAAGATTGTGGTGTTTGGACGCTCACTAGGTGGCGCTGTAGCAGTATGGCTGGCATCACAACCATTCTATGCACAACATATAGCAGCCTTAGTTATAGAGAACACTTTCACTAGTCTGCCTGAAATTGGAAGGactatatttaatttcaaattaatggAACTTTTGCCtgaaatattatttaaacaTAAA TATCCATCAGTTGAGAGAATTAAAAATATATCTCAGCCAACCTTATTTCTGTCAGGACAAGCTGACGATCTCATTCCGCCCAAAATGATGACAAAGCTGCATCAG GTATCTGGTAGTGGAATGAAGAGAATACATAGGTTTGAACAAGGTAGCCATAACGAAACTTGGATGTGCTCGGGCTACTACGAAGCTTTTCTACAATTTCTTAGAGAT GTTATACAAGCCAAGTCTGCTAGTCAGACTCAGGATCAAAGTCAGCAAGTTGTGAATAATTTCTCCTCCAATATAAACATGACACAAGTATAA
- the LOC117316677 gene encoding uncharacterized protein LOC117316677 produces MDPEVELCISKQVNSAIESSQNKILSQLDQLMSARLGSLENRLCDSSEAQLCRFQQNILCAESHKFTKKSCEDQHKFNEKVKSKLVEANQLADTEPSSSKAKIAEGIDLINYRQKLVKLADTSEAGWKAVEEYVANPIASDSDDEKKIDRARARANKKLKANKSKTGRGRSRYTPYDDTRNVHMSTIGQDNHKGVSPRSQRPGMCFACGKPGHWRMECPAILKASSSAGVSKISIFCNSVHVCIESVCSNESGSHTQGESSVTENMIHNVSANNDISKEAICSPVGRLRTKFNHWEKQGTCNAVLAIIREGYRIPFRDVPPFAILNNNKSARENPEFVQSEIQKLLRLKCISEVASAPDVVNPLTVAYNKADKPRLVLDCRHINLFLHKFKFKYEDVKVARDMMEVGDFMYTFDLKSAYHHIEIFPEHRTYLGFSYVVNGKMSYYVFNILPFGIATAGYVFTKVLREVVKHVRSKGYKLVMYLDDGIGGQATEGGASEASRYVQQSLADYGFIIAQDKCEWQPTQFVTWLGYTWSMSEGVVRVTNGRVERLLLLLDHTMTRVTQRGQLLFSARYVAGIIGRIISMQTVIGCRARLSTRELYTCLLSRVSWNACVMLTNAALDEIEFWLLNLRQLNDKGSKLKETRTCTAVVCTDASGIGFGGYASSCIGIPFDDWDLTDNTPVIVALEDNGFLSPCEGNPVMRNCVSNVGLSTVASMVADEVSGLGLRQVVQNAVRGSGVKEGSFLDRLSSGMAERILLSKSENTNCKYYGAFKRWETFISSHGFPALPASPVHVALYMNNLLDKGSTYSVLSTAMYAIKWAHNVSGHTDPTTDTFVISLVEASKRVAKKPVCKKAPVTTDILITLCSMFSQTEDLLIVRDLTMMLICFSGFLRFSELSGLRCSDVKMFQDYFYLVIRKSKTDQYHQGNKVFISKGSTSACPHTMLKRYIERAGIDLKSDEYLFKQVYRSGSICKLIHKNKPISYTGAREAIIKRLKLVSDGKEFGLHSLRAGGATVAANNDVNERCFKRHGRWKSESSKDGYVADSLSKMLQVTQNLGL; encoded by the exons ATGGATCCCGAAGTCGAACTCTGTATTTCCAAACAAGTGAACTCGGCGATAGAATCGTCCCAGAACAAGATTCTCTCTCAGTTGGATCAGTTAATGTCAGCTAGGCTCGGTTCTTTGGAAAATAGGCTTTGTGACAGTTCTGAAGCCCAATTATGcagatttcaacaaaacattttgtgCGCCGAGTCCCACAAATTTACTAAGAAAAGTTGTGAGGATCAACATAAGTTCAAtgaaaaagtgaaatccaagTTAGTGGAGGCAAACCAGTTGGCCGATACAGAACCCTCGTCGTCAAAAGCCAAAATAGCTGAGGGTATTGACTTAATAAATTATCGCCAAAAACTCGTAAAGCTGGCAGACACGTCCGAAGCCGGTTGGAAGGCAGTTGAGGAATATGTTGCCAACCCAATTGCCTCTGACTCGGATGACGAGAAAAAGATAGACAGGGCCAGGGCCAGGGCAAATAAAAAACTGAAAGCTAACAAGTCAAAAACCGGACGTGGAAGGAGCAGATACACACCATATGACGACACGAGGAACGTGCATATGTCTACCATTGGTCAGGATAATCACAAAGGCGTGTCGCCGAGGTCACAGAGGCCAGGGATGTGTTTTGCATGTGGCAAACCTGGACATTGGCGGATGGAGTGTCCCGCTATCCTCAAGGCATCGTCATCAGCGGGTGTCAGCAAGATAAGTATTTTTTGCAATTCTGTGCATGTTTGTATTGAGTCTGTATGCTCTAATGAATCGGGGTCTCATACACAAGGTGAGTCCAGTGTAACCGAGAATATGATTCACAATGTTTCAGCTAACAATGATATTTCAAAAGAGGCGATTTGTTCGCCCGTTGGCAGACTGAGAACTAAGTTCAATCATTGGGAAAAACAAGGCACTTGTAATGCAGTTTTGGCTATTATACGCGAGGGTTATAGAATCCCATTCCGAGATGTTCCACCTTTTGCTATTTTGAATAACAATAAGTCGGCAAGGGAAAATCCCGAGTTCGTCCAATCAGAAATTCAAAAGCTGTTACGTTTGAAATGTATATCTGAAGTCGCATCGGCCCCAGATGTAGTCAATCCACTCACTGTAGCGTATAACAAGGCTGACAAACCACGCCTAGTTTTAGATTGTAGGCACATCAATTTGTTTTTgcataaatttaaatttaaatatgaaGACGTAAAAGTAGCTCGAGACATGATGGAAGTTGGCGATTTCATGTATACCTTTGACCTTAAATCAGCATATCACCATATAGAAATTTTCCCTGAGCACCGTACATATTTGGGTTTTTCATATGTAGTTAATGGTAAAATGAGTTATTACGTGTTCAACATTCTACCTTTTGGTATCGCTACGGCAGGATACGTGTTTACAAAGGTGCTGAGGGAGGTCGTAAAGCACGTGCGTTCAAAAGGTTACAAACTAGTCATGTATTTAGATGACGGTATTGGAGGTCAGGCGACAGAAGGCGGGGCCAGTGAGGCAAGCAGGTATGTACAGCAGTCATTGGCTGATTATGGTTTCATCATTGCTCAAGACAAATGTGAATGGCAGCCGACACAGTTCGTCACGTGGCTAGGGTACACGTGGTCGATGAGCGAAGGCGTGGTCAGGGTAACCAATGGCAGGGTAGAACGCTTGCTGCTTTTGTTAGACCACACGATGACACGTGTCACTCAAAGAGGTCAACTATTGTTCAGTGCCAGGTATGTAGCGGGTATCATAGGAAGGATTATTTCAATGCAGACTGTGATTGGCTGTCGGGCTAGACTGAGCACACGTGAGTTGTACACCTGTTTACTATCCAGAGTGAGCTGGAATGCGTGTGTAATGTTGACAAATGCAGCTCTAGACGAGATAGAGTTCTGGTTATTGAATCTACGTCAGTTGAATGACAAAGGCTCCAAACTGAAGGAGACTCGTACCTGCACCGCTGTAGTGTGCACTGATGCTTCAGGCATCGGGTTTGGAGGGTATGCCTCCTCATGTATTGGTATCCCTTTCGATGATTGGGACCTTACAGATAACACACCTGTCATTGTTGCCTTGGAGGACAATGGGTTTTTGTCCCCATGTGAGGGAAACCCTGTGATGCGTAATTGCGTATCTAACGTAGGTCTGTCTACGGTAGCAAGTATGGTTGCTGATGAGGTTTCAG GCTTAGGACTTCGTCAAGTGGTCCAGAATGCTGTCCGAGGTTCCGGAGTGAAGGAAGGGTCGTTTCTGGACAGACTATCCTCCGGGATGGCTGAGCGAATTTTGTTAAGCAAAAGTGAAAACACTAACTGTAAATATTACGGCGCTTTCAAAAGATGGGAGACTTTTATATCTTCTCATGGATTTCCCGCCCTACCTGCCAGTCCTGTACATGTTGCTCTGTACATGAACAATCTGTTAGATAAAGGATCGACTTATTCTGTGTTGAGTACGGCCATGTATGCTATCAAATGGGCACACAATGTCAGTGGACATACCGATCCTACTACGGACACTTTCGTCATCAGTCTAGTGGAGGCATCAAAGCGCGTCGCCAAAAAGCCGGTGTGTAAGAAGGCCCCGGTCACTACTGacattttaattacattgtGCTCCATGTTTTCTCAGACAGAGGACTTGTTAATAGTTAGAGATTTGACAATGATGCTGATTTGTTTTTCAGGTTTTTTGCGTTTTAGCGAACTTAGTGGTCTGCGTTGTTCAGATGTTAAGATGTTTCAGGATTATTTCTATCTTGTTATAAGAAAAAGTAAGACAGATCAGTACCACCAAGGCAATAAAGTTTTTATAAGTAAGGGCAGTACATCAGCCTGTCCCCACACCATGTTAAAAAGATATATAGAACGAGCGGGGATTGATCTAAAGTCCGACGAATATTTGTTTAAGCAGGTATACAGATCTGGGTCCATTTGTAAGCTTATTCACAAAAATAAGCCCATCAGTTATACAGGAGCGAGAGAAGCTATTATCAAGAGATTAAAATTAGTTTCAGACGGGAAAGAGTTCGGTTTACATTCACTACGGGCAGGGGGTGCTACTGTTGCAGCAAATAACGATGTGAATGAACGGTGTTTCAAAAGGCATGGTCGCTGGAAGAGCGAATCAAGCAAAGATGGCTATGTAGCCGATTCTTTATCAAAAATGTTACAAGTAACTCAGAACTTAGGTTTGtaa